One genomic segment of Epinephelus fuscoguttatus linkage group LG19, E.fuscoguttatus.final_Chr_v1 includes these proteins:
- the LOC125879800 gene encoding myosin heavy chain, fast skeletal muscle, with the protein MSTDAEMEQYGPAAIYLRKPERERIEAQTAPFDAKTAFFVTDPDEMYVKGKLVSKEGGKATVETEGGKSVTVKEDDIHPRNPPKFDKMEDMAMMTHLNEPSVLYNLKERYASWMIYTYSGLFCVVVNPYKWLPVYDAQVVGAYRGKKRIEAPPHIFSISDNAYQFMLTDRENQSVLITGESGAGKTVNTKRVIQYFATIAALGSKSKAEAQPGKMQGSLEDQIIAANPLLEAYGNAKTVRNDNSSRFGKFIRIHFGSSGKLASADIETYLLEKSRVTFQLSAERSYHIFYQLMTGHKPELLEALLITTNPYDYPMISQGEITVKSINDVEEFIATDTAIDILGFSADEKINIYKLTGAVMHHGNMKFKQKQREEQAEPDGTEVADKIAYLMGLNSADMLKALCYPRVKVGNEMVTKGQTVPQVNNAVSALCKSVYEKMFLWMVIRINEMLDTKQPRQFFIGVLDIAGFEIFDFNSLEQLCINFTNEKLQQFFNHHMFVLEQEEYKKEGIEWEFIDFGMDLAACIELIEKPMGIFSILEEECMFPKASDTTFKNKLHDQHLGKTKAFEKPKPGKGKAEAHFALVHYAGTVDYNITGWLDKNKDPLNDSVVQLYQKSSNKLLAMLYAAHAAADEAAAGGKKGGKKKGGSFQTVSALFRENLGKLMTNLRSTHPHFVRCLIPNETKTPGLMENSLVIHQLRCNGVLEGIRICRKGFPSRILYGDFKQRYKVLNASVIPEGQFIDNKKASEKLLGSIDVDHTQYKFGHTKVFFKAGLLGTLEEMRDDKLAALVTMTQALCRGYVMRKEFVKMMERRESIFSIQYNIRSFMNVKNWPWLKLYFKIKPLLKSAETEKELQQMKENYDKMQTDLAAALAKKKELEEKMVSLLQEKNDLQLQVASETENLSDAEERCEGLIKSKIQLEAKLKETAERLEDEEEMNAELTAKKRKLEDECSELKKDIDDLELTLAKVEKEKHATENKVKNLTEEMASQDETIAKLTKEKKALQEAHQQTLDDLQAEEDKVNTLTKAKTKLEQQVDDLEGSLEQEKKLRMDLERAKRKLEGDLKLAQESIMDLENDKQQSDEKIKKKDFEISQLLSKIEDEQSLGAQLQKKIKELQARIEELEEEIEAERAARAKVEKQRADLSRELEEISERLEEAGGATAAQIEMNKKREAEFQKLRRDLEESTLQHEATAAALRKKQADSVAELGEQIDNLQRVKQKLEKEKSEYKMEIDDLSSNMENVAKAKGNLEKLCRTLEDQLSELKAKNDENVRQLNDVNAQRARLQTENGEFGRQIEEKEALVSQLTRGKQAFTQQIEELKRHVEEEVKAKNALAHAVQSARHDCDLLREQFEEEQEAKAELQRGMSKANSEVAQWRSKYETDAIQRTEELEEAKKKLAQRLQDAEESIEAVNSKCASLEKTKQRLQGEVEDLMIDVERANALAANLDKKQRNFDKVLAEWKQKYEESQAELEGAQKEARSLSTEMFKMKNSYEEALDQLETMKRENKNLQQEISDLSEQLGETGKSIHELEKAKKAVETEKTEIQTALEEAEGTLEHEEAKILRVQLELNQIKGEVDRKLAEKDEEMEQIKRNSQRVIDSMQSTLDAEVRSRNDALRVKKKMEGDLNEMEIQLSHANRQAAEAQKQLRNVQGQLKDAQLHLDEALRGQEDMKEQVAMVERRNGLMMAEIEELRVALEQTERGRKVAEQELVDASERVGLLHSQNTSLLNTKKKLEADLVQIQGEVDDSIQEARNAEEKAKKAITDAAMMAEELKKEQDTSAHLERMKKNLEVTVKDLQHRLDEAENLAMKGGKKQLQKLEARVRELEAEVEAEQRRGADAVKGVRKYERRVKELTYQTEEDKKNVTRLQDLVDKLQLKVKAYKRQSEEAEEQANTHMSRLRKVQHELEEAQERADIAESQVNKLRAKSREAGKGGDAE; encoded by the exons ATGAGCACAGACGCGGAGATGGAGCAGTATGGCCCTGCGGCCATTTACCTCCGAAaaccagagagggagaggattgAGGCCCAGACTGCTCCATTTGATGCTAAAACAGCCTTCTTTGTGACTGATCCTGATGAAATGTATGTCAAGGGCAAACTTGTCAGTAAAGAGGGTGGCAAAGCCACGGTTGAGACAGAAGGGGGAAAG TCAGTCACTGTAAAAGAGGACGACATCCATCCCAGGAATCCTCCAAAGTTCGATAAGATGGAGGACATGGCCATGATGACCCACCTCAACGAGCCATCTGTGTTGTATAACCTCAAAGAGCGCTATGCATCATGGATGATCTAC ACCTACTCTGGGTTGTTCTGCGTCGTCGTGAACCCCTACAAGTGGCTTCCTGTGTACGATGCTCAGGTTGTGGGAGCATACAGAGGCAAGAAGAGGATTGAGGCTCCACCCCACATCTTCTCCATCTCTGACAATGCCTATCAGTTCATGCTCACAG ATCGTGAGAACCAGTCTGTCCTGATTAC TGGAGAATCTGGTGCCGGAAAGACTGTCAACACAAAACGTGTCATCCAGTACTTTGCAACAATTGCAGCTCTTGGATCTAAGTCTAAGGCTGAGGCACAACCCGGTAAAATGCAG GGCTCCCTGGAGGACCAGATCATTGCAGCCAACCCTCTGCTGGAGGCCTATGGTAATGCCAAGACTGTGAGGAATGACAACTCCTCTCGGTTT GGTAAATTCATCAGGATCCACTTTGGCTCCTCTGGCAAGCTGGCTTCAGCTGATATTGAAACAT ATCTGCTGGAGAAGTCCCGCGTCACCTTTCAGTTGTCTGCTGAGAGGAGCTACCATATCTTCTATCAGCTGATGACTGGCCACAAACCTGAGCTCCTGG AGGCTCTCCTTATCACCACCAACCCCTATGACTACCCAATGATCAGTCAGGGTGAAATCACTGTCAAAAGCATCAATGACGTGGAGGAGTTCATTGCAACAGAT ACCGCAATTGACATCTTGGGCTTCTCTGCTGACGAGAAGATAAACATCTACAAGCTAACTGGAGCTGTGATGCATCATGGCAACATGAAATTCAAGCAGAAGCAGCGTGAGGAGCAGGCTGAACCTGATGGCACTGAGG TGGCCGATAAAATCGCCTACCTCATGGGCCTGAACTCAGCGGATATGCTGAAAGCTCTGTGCTACCCAAGAGTCAAGGTCGGAAATGAGATGGTGACCAAAGGTCAGACCGTGCCACAG GTCAACAATGCTGTCAGTGCTCTGTGCAAGTCTGTCTATGAGAAAATGTTCTTGTGGATGGTCATCCGTATCAATGAGATGCTGGACACAAAGCAGCCAAGACAGTTCTTCATTGGAGTGTTGGATATCGCTGGATTTGAGATCTTTGAT TTCAACAGCTTGGAGCAACTCTGCATCAACTTCACCAATGAGAAACTGCAACAGTTCTTCAACCACCACATGTTTGTCCTGGAGCAAGAGGAGTACAAGAAGGAAGGCATTGAGTGGGAGTTCATTGACTTTGGTATGGACTTGGCTGCCTGCATTGAGCTTATTGAGAAG CCAATGGGCATCTTCTCCATCCTTGAAGAGGAGTGCATGTTCCCCAAGGCCTCTGACACAACTTTCAAGAACAAGCTGCATGATCAGCATCTTGGCAAGACCAAGGCCTTTGAAAAGCCAAAGCCTGGAAAGGGCAAGGCTGAAGCTCACTTTGCTCTGGTTCACTATGCTGGTACAGTGGACTACAATATCACTGGCTGGCTGGACAAGAACAAGGACCCCCTGAATGACTCAGTTGTTCAGCTCTACCAGAAATCTTCAAACAAACTGCTGGCAATGCTGTATGCAGCTCACGCTGCAGCTGATG AGGCTGCTGCCGGTGGCAAGAAGGGTGGTAAGAAGAAGGGTGGTTCCTTCCAGACTGTGTCTGCTCTCTTCAGA GAGAACCTAGGCAAGCTGATGACCAACTTGAGGAGCACTCACCCCCATTTTGTCCGCTGCCTGATTCCTAATGAAACAAAGACCCCAG GTCTTATGGAGAACTCCTTGGTCATCCACCAGCTGAGGTGTAACGGTGTGCTGGAGGGCATCAGAATCTGCAGAAAGGGCTTCCCCAGCAGAATCCTCTACGGTGACTTTAAGCAGAG ATACAAAGTATTGAATGCTAGTGTCATCCCTGAGGGACAGTTCATTGACAACAAGAAAGCGTCAGAGAAGCTGCTAGGCTCTATTGATGTGGACCACACCCAGTACAAGTTTGGACACacaaaa GTGTTCTTCAAAGCTGGTCTGCTGGGTACCCTGGAGGAGATGAGAGATGACAAACTGGCTGCATTGGTGACCATGACTCAGGCTCTCTGCAGAGGATATGTCATGAGGAAGGAGTTTGTTAAGATGATGGAGAGGAG AGAATCTATCTTTTCAATCCAGTACAATATTCGTTCATTCATGAATGTGAAGAACTGGCCATGGCTGAAACTGTACTTCAAGATCAAGCCTCTTCTGAAGAGTGCTGAGACTGAGAAGGAGCTCCAGCAGATGAAGGAGAACTACGATAAGATGCAAACAGACCTGGCTGCTGCTCTGGCCAAGAAGAAGGAACTGGAGGAGAAGATGGTTTCCCTGCTGCAGGAAAAGAATGACCTGCAACTGCAAGTGGCATCT gaaACAGAGAATCTCTCAGATGCTGAGGAAAGGTGCGAAGGGCTCATTAAGAGCAAGATCCAGCTCGAGGCCAAACTCAAAGAGACAGCTGAGAGactggaggatgaagaggaaatGAATGCTGAGCTGACTGCCAAGAAGAGGAAACTGGAGGATGAATGCTCCGAGCTAAAGAAAGACATTGATGACTTGGAGCTCACCTTGGCTAAAGTGGAGAAGGAGAAACATGCCACAGAAAACAAG gtGAAAAACCTGACAGAAGAGATGGCATCTCAAGATGAAACCATTGCCAAGTTGACTAAGGAGAAGAAAGCCCTCCAAGAGGCCCACCAGCAAACACTTGATGATCTCCAGGCAGAGGAAGACAAAGTCAACACTCTGACCAAGGCCAAGACAAAGCTGGAACAGCAAGTGGACGAT CTCGAGGGATCTTTGGAGCAAGAGAAGAAGCTCCGCATGGACCTTGAGAGAGCCAAGAGAAAGCTTGAGGGAGATCTGAAACTGGCCCAAGAATCCATAATGGATCTGGAAAATGACAAGCAACAATCTGATGAGAAAATcaagaa GAAGGACTTTGAGATCAGCCAGCTCCTCAGCAAAATTGAGGATGAACAGTCTCTTGGTGCTCAGCTTCAGAAGAAGATCAAGGAACTCCAG GCTCGCattgaggagctggaggaggagattGAGGCCGAGAGGGCTGCTCGTGCTAAGGTGGAGAAGCAGAGGGCTGACCTCTCCAGGGAGCTTGAAGAGATCAGCGAGAGGCTTGAGGAGGCTGGTGGAGCAACAGCCGCTCAGATTGAGATGAACAAGAAGCGTGAGGCTGAGTTCCAGAAGCTGCGTCGTGATCTTGAAGAGTCTACCTTGCAGCATGAAGCCACCGCAGCAGCTCTCCGCAAGAAGCAGGCTGACAGTGTTGCAGAGCTGGGTGAGCAGATTGACAACCTCCAGCGTGTCAAGCAGAAGCTGGAGAAGGAAAAGAGCGAGTACAAGATGGAGATCGATGACCTCTCCAGCAACATGGAGAATGTTGCTAAAGCAAAG GGCAACTTGGAGAAACTGTGCAGAACTCTTGAGGACCAGTTGAGTGAGCTCAAAGCCAAAAATGATGAGAATGTTCGCCAGCTGAATGATGTCAACGCACAGAGGGCCAGACTGCAGACAGAGAATG GTGAGTTTGGTCGCCAGATTGAGGAGAAGGAAGCTCTTGTTTCCCAGCTGACCAGAGGCAAGCAGGCCTTCACTCAGCAGATTGAGGAGCTGAAGAGACATGTTGAGGAGGAAGTGAAG GCCAAGAACGCCCTGGCCCATGCTGTTCAGTCAGCCCGTCACGACTGTGATCTGCTCAGAGAGCAGtttgaggaggagcaggaggccaAGGCTGAGCTGCAGCGTGGAATGTCCAAGGCCAACAGCGAGGTGGCTCAGTGGAGAAGCAAATATGAGACTGATGCTATCCAGCGCactgaggagctggaggaggccaa GAAAAAGCTTGCCCAGCGCCTGCAGGATGCTGAGGAATCCATTGAGGCTGTGAACTCCAAGTGTGCCTCTCTGGAGAAGACCAAACAGAGGCTGCAGGGTGAGGTGGAGGACCTCATGATTGATGTGGAGAGAGCTAATGCTCTGGCTGCCAACCTTGACAAGAAGCAGAGGAACTTTGATAAG GTCCTGGCAGAATGGAAGCAGAAGTATGAGGAGAGCCAGGCAGAGCTGGAAGGAGCTCAGAAGGAGGCTCGCTCTCTCAGCACAGAAATGTTCAAGATGAAGAACTCCTATGAGGAGGCCCTGGATCAGCTGGAGACCATGAAGAGAGAGAACAAGAACCTGCAGC AGGAGATCTCAGATCTGTCTGAACAGCTTGGTGAGACTGGAAAGAGCATCCATGAACTGGAGAAAGCCAAGAAGGCTGTGGAGACTGAGAAGACTGAAATTCAGACAGCACTGGAGGAGGCTGAG ggCACACTGGAGCACGAGGAGGCCAAAATTCTCCGTGTTCAGCTTGAGCTCAACCAGATCAAAGGTGAGGTTGACAGGAAGTTGGCAGAGAAGGATGAGGAGATGGAGCAGATCAAGAGGAACAGCCAGAGAGTGATTGACTCCATGCAGAGCACTCTGGATGCTGAGGTCAGGAGCAGAAATGATGCCCTCAGAGTCAAGAAGAAGATGGAGGGAGACCTGAATGAGATGGAGATTCAGCTGAGCCATGCCAACAGGCAGGCTGCTGAGGCCCAGAAACAGCTGAGGAATGTCCAGGGACAGCTCAAG GATGCCCAACTGCACCTTGACGAAGCTCTCAGAGGACAGGAAGACATGAAGGAGCAGGTTGCCATGGTGGAGCGCAGAAATGGCCTGATGATGGCTGAGATTGAGGAGCTGAGAGTTGCTCtggagcagacagagagaggccgCAAAGTGGCTGAGCAGGAGTTGGTTGATGCCAGTGAGCGTGTTGGACTGCTTCACTCTCAG AACACCAGTCTTCTGAACACCAAGAAGAAGCTGGAGGCTGACCTTGTCCAGATTCAGGGTGAAGTGGATGATTCAATTCAGGAAGCCAGGAATGCTGAGGAGAAAGCCAAAAAGGCGATCACTGAT gCTGCCATGATGGCGGAGGAGCTGAAGAAGGAGCAGGACACCAGTGCTCACCtggagaggatgaagaagaacCTGGAGGTCACAGTCAAGGACCTGCAGCACCGTCTGGATGAGGCTGAGAACCTCGCCATGAAGGGTGGCAAGAAGCAGCTCCAGAAACTGGAGGCCAGG GTGCGTGAACTGGAAGCTGAAGTTGAGGCTGAGCAGAGGCGTGGAGCTGATGCTGTTAAAGGAGTCCGCAAATATGAGAGGAGAGTGAAGGAGCTGACCTACCAG ACTGAGGAGGACAAGAAGAATGTGACCAGACTTCAGGACCTGGTGGACAAGCTGCAGCTCAAAGTCAAGGCTTACAAGAGACAGTCTGAGGAGGCT GAGGAGCAGGCCAACACTCACATGTCCAGGCTCAGGAAGGTTCAACATGAGCTGGAGGAGGCTCAGGAGCGCGCTGACATCGCTGAGTCACAGGTCAACAAGCTGAGAGCTAAGAGCCGTGAAGCTGGAAAG GGAGGTGATGCTGAATAA